A window from Kluyveromyces lactis strain NRRL Y-1140 chromosome E complete sequence encodes these proteins:
- the TPA1 gene encoding oxidative DNA demethylase (similar to uniprot|P40032 Saccharomyces cerevisiae YER049W Hypothetical ORF): MTVVESKRPAEETALGSDEKVRLLESSKAVGSFNSKIWDKSFQDDLRQEIKNAQPYNWGTIRDLVDPNLLQEVRREIETSIHFTQKETDIYKVNQSGDLANLSGLDDADLSKLPSLVKLRELLYSEKYRDFIAYVTQSGKLSGSKTDISINTYTKGCHLLTHDDVIGSRRVSFILYLPEPERVWKEHYGGGLRLFPSIVPNVPFSDHSAKLVPQFNQIAFFKVQPGFSFHDVEEVKVDKHRLSIQGWYHIPQEGEPGYTPGEEEEWIKTNISTLSQLVNSPLQDYEFPKIDRTPLSHYESGKLDRTDDLLTEDDITFLSKFLNPEHLTTESMRKISDKFVEDSFINIESFLNDEYSSLLKKLIMDKEFNYDCPYESVNVRHPWKTSLPPHKWRYLYIDGKSYTNFRNEEDIKKALNNPELPNFHQLLSSFADKEEFNCEAKLCELAIFLQSISFKKWIVQLTKLVILSEQLLIRRFRPGKDFTLATTTEVNELLKTIPGFVEAILECTLCLTPSKGWDSGEVGGYELYMNNQDDDEDDDAAIYRADDDGDSVLINKPASWNSLNLVLRDENVLQFIKYVSWAAKSSRWDISLQWDVKSEE; encoded by the coding sequence ATGACTGTCGTTGAGAGTAAGAGACCTGCTGAAGAGACCGCATTGGGAAGCGACGAGAAGGTAAGATTGCTAGAGAGTTCAAAGGCTGTTGGTTCTTTCAACTCTAAGATATGGGATAAATCATTCCAGGACGACTTGAGACAAGAGATTAAAAATGCTCAACCTTATAATTGGGGTACTATTCGTGATCTAGTGGATCCAAACTTGCTGCAAGAAGTCAGAAGAGAGATTGAGACCTCGATCCATTTCACACAAAAGGAAACGGATATCTATAAAGTGAACCAATCTGGAGATTTGGCAAACTTGTCTGGGTTAGATGATGCAGATCTGTCAAAGCTACCTAGTTTAGTTAAATTACGTGAGCTTTTGTATTCCGAGAAGTACAGAGATTTCATAGCATACGTGACACAATCTGGGAAACTATCTGGGTCCAAGACGGACATCAGTATTAATACATATACCAAGGGTTGTCATTTATTGACGCATGATGATGTTATTGGATCTAGAAGGGTGTCTTTCATTTTGTACTTGCCTGAACCTGAAAGAGTATGGAAAGAGCATTACGGTGGTGGACTAAGGTTGTTTCCCAGTATTGTTCCAAATGTTCCATTTAGTGACCATTCAGCCAAATTAGTTCCTCAGTTTAACCAAATTGCCTTCTTTAAAGTTCAGCCGGGTTTCTCGTTCCATgacgttgaagaagtgaaaGTTGATAAGCATAGATTATCCATACAAGGATGGTACCACATACCGCAAGAAGGTGAGCCTGGTTATACACCaggtgaagaagaggaatgGATAAAAACCAATATTAGTACCCTGTCTCAGCTAGTTAATAGTCCCTTACAGGATTATGAGTTTCCAAAGATTGATAGAACACCTTTATCACACTATGAATCTGGTAAATTGGATAGAACTGATGATCTTTTaactgaagatgatatcaCTTTTCTGTCGAAATTTTTGAACCCAGAGCACTTGACTACTGAATCTATGAGGAAAATAAGCGATaaatttgttgaagattctttcattaataTCGAATCGTTCTTAAATGATGAATATTCTtcattgttgaagaaactcATTATGGATAAAGAGTTTAACTATGACTGTCCTTACGAAAGCGTCAATGTAAGACACCCATGGAAAACTTCTTTACCACCTCATAAATGGAGATATTTATATATCGACGGCAAATCATACACTAATTTTAGaaacgaagaagatattAAGAAGGCTTTGAACAATCCAGAACTCCCTAATTTTCATCAGCTTTTGAGTTCCTTTGCAGACAAGGAAGAATTTAACTGCGAAGCTAAGCTATGTGAACTAGCAATATTCTTGCAAAgcatttcattcaaaaaatggATCGTGCAATTGACAAAACTAGTTATCTTAAGTGAGCAACTTCTCATCAGAAGATTCAGGCCAGGTAAGGATTTCACTCTAGCCACAACCACCGAAGTCAACGAATTATTGAAAACGATTCCTGGCTTTGTAGAAGCCATCCTAGAATGCACACTTTGCTTAACACCAAGCAAAGGATGGGATTCTGGCGAAGTTGGTGGATATGAACTCTACATGAACAACCAAGATGACgacgaagatgacgatgCTGCAATTTATAGAGCTGACGACGATGGAGACTCCGTCTTAATTAACAAACCAGCAAGTTGGAATTCTTTAAACTTGGTGTTGCGAGACGAAAATGTTTTACAGTTCATCAAGTATGTTAGTTGGGCTGCTAAATCAAGCAGATGGGATATTTCTTTGCAATGGGATGTAAAGTCAGAGGAGTAA
- the GVP36 gene encoding Gvp36p (similar to uniprot|P40531 Saccharomyces cerevisiae YIL041W GVP36 Golgi-vesicle protein of unknown function green fluorescent protein (GFP)-fusion protein localizes to the cytoplasm) → MSQYFDSFSKKVQELSTSVSQKAQEAQLDQKFKDLKTNLPLLANSTQRMLQEKLGQVTDISQLPDEYVQLEHRVETIKLIYENFLKVTKIYENESYDYPSNVKESVDEFSKLVGGKLHDLSKVTNREQAQNVLLSSPQMKEPKTLNYALSKVALTSSEHVEDESLANFLAKYSDSQTKIAQLRLQQDTMIQTKFNKAIKEKLEQDIETSTKARKLVEQKRLQYDVVRSNRLKNTKPEKQAALQVEESTHEEEFAKATDDAIIAMSKVVELADFSANLHELVAAQLAYHKSSAEILEELVNEV, encoded by the coding sequence ATGTCTCAATATTTCgattctttttcaaaaaagGTCCAAGAACTATCCACCAGCGTGTCCCAGAAGGCCCAAGAGGCTCAATTGgatcaaaaattcaagGATTTGAAAACCAACCTGCCTCTTTTGGCCAATTCTACACAACGTATGTTACAAGAGAAATTGGGTCAAGTCACTGACATTTCTCAATTGCCTGATGAATACGTTCAATTGGAACACAGAGTGGAAACTATCAAGTTAATCTATGagaatttcttgaaagttaCCAAGATCTACGAAAATGAAAGTTACGATTACCCATCCAATGTCAAGGAATCCGTCGATGAGTTTTCCAAGTTGGTAGGCGGTAAGTTACACGATTTGTCCAAGGTAACAAACAGAGAACAAGCGCAAAATGTTTTGCTATCCTCCCCACAAATGAAAGAACCAAAGACTTTGAATTACGCTTTAAGTAAAGTTGCATTAACCAGCAGTGAGCATGTGGAAGACGAAAGTTTGGCCAACTTCTTGGCCAAATACAGTGACTCTCAGACTAAGATTGCTCAATTGAGACTACAACAGGATACCATGATTCAAACCAAATTTAACAAGGCCATCAAGGAAAAGCTAGAACAGGACATTGAGACTTCCACAAAGGCTCGTAAGTTAGTTGAGCAAAAAAGGTTGCAATACGATGTTGTGAGATCTAACAGATTGAAGAACACCAAACCTGAAAAACAAGCTGCTTTACAAGTGGAAGAAAGTACtcatgaagaagaatttgcaAAGGCTACCGACGATGCTATCATCGCTATGAGCAAAGTCGTCGAATTGGCTGACTTCTCTGCCAATTTACACGAATTGGTTGCTGCTCAATTAGCTTATCACAAGAGTTCTGCtgaaattttggaagaattggtaAATGAAGTTTAA
- the PKP1 gene encoding protein kinase PKP1 (similar to uniprot|P40530 Saccharomyces cerevisiae YIL042C Hypothetical ORF): MTVCGILRKQASITARNRCRFFSVHRSPLFNTHIKNDEKTVSSHNRLHRRNNHRKRSKEMTELNFQELYHIRSNIQHLIQDYSSYEIPKIDWAFLLQYRGPLQDNEKYFLTIKTLNLLLTLTCHRLASLQELPYIALVNPNIEQSNRLYLKTLESLLSIEYPYDLYDTDKIQNLTEEFLNDHQDTLLTLSNGLQEVSRFYDPENIFKFLNKHLHDRILMKLLTTNYLKLLEQTSSDEVIGVIHKDLHISDLVTRTNEFVNDLTFIKYDKTVPVKIMEGSDVKFSYIPTDLEYVLQELLKNSSRAHIENNVDKDVEVTIVKNDDQLEIRIRDFGGGIDPQVEDRVFDYSFSTTVKEEKDSGMSDYVLPGQEVQNVAGMGFGLPMCKAYLELFNGTLDIQSLWGWGTDVYIRLHGPSDRLFDK, encoded by the coding sequence ATGACGGTTTGCGGCATTCTAAGGAAGCAGGCAAGTATAACGGCTAGGAACAGATGCCGGTTCTTTTCAGTACATCGGTCCCCATTATTCAATACACATATtaaaaatgatgaaaagacTGTATCTTCCCATAACCGCCTTCATCGTAGGAATAATCATCGAAAACGGAGCAAAGAAATGACCGAGTTGAATTTCCAAGAACTCTATCATATTCGATCAAATATCCAGCATTTGATCCAAGATTATTCTTCGTATGAGATTCCAAAGATCGATTGGGCATTTCTTCTGCAATATCGTGGCCCGCTTCAGGATAATGAGAAGTATTTCCTCACGATTAAGACGTTGAACCTGTTATTGACGTTGACATGCCATAGATTGGCATCTCTACAAGAATTACCTTATATCGCTTTAGTGAACCcaaatattgaacaatCTAATCGGCTTTATTTAAAAACTTTAGAATCACTTCTAAGCATTGAGTATCCATACGATCTGTATGACACAGataaaattcaaaatcttaCAGAGGAATTCTTGAATGATCACCAGGATACGTTACTTACGTTATCAAATGGGTTGCAGGAAGTGAGCCGTTTTTATGATCCAGAAAACATAttcaagtttttgaataagCATTTACATGACAGaatattgatgaagttgTTGACTACCAACTATTTGAAGCTCTTGGAACAGACTTCTTCCGATGAGGTCATTGGCGTCATCCATAAAGATTTGCATATATCTGACTTAGTTACAAGAACGAACGAATTTGTTAACGATTTGACATTTATCAAATACGATAAGACCGTTCCAGTGAAAATTATGGAAGGGTCTGATGTGAAATTTTCATATATACCTACGGATCTAGAATACGTCCTTCAAGAATTGCTTAAGAACAGCTCGAGAGCAcatattgaaaacaacGTTGACAAAGATGTGGAAGTAACAATAGTGAAAAACGACGATCAACTTGAGATCAGAATCAGAGACTTCGGAGGCGGTATAGATCCACAGGTAGAAGACCGAGTCTTTGattattctttttccaCAACGGTGAAGGAAGAGAAGGACAGCGGTATGAGCGATTATGTTTTACCTGGTCAAGAAGTCCAAAACGTTGCAGGTATGGGATTCGGACTTCCAATGTGCAAAGCGTACCTAGAGTTGTTCAATGGTACACTTGACATTCAGTCATTGTGGGGATGGGGTACTGATGTTTATATACGATTGCACGGTCCATCGGATAGACTATTCGACAAATGA
- the RSM18 gene encoding mitochondrial 37S ribosomal protein bS18m (some similarities with uniprot|P40033 Saccharomyces cerevisiae YER050C), with translation MFSRSCARFFSTTRYVCNSLDQKLLKEGMSEANSKPTIKKLESKLIKNFQPGSVYNPFDFSLERIHLDKKFGVRPGSFDPFNKLKINPLDLYTNPEFLSRFVTSTGKILHRDVTGLSAKNQRRLTKAIKRCQAIGLMSKVHKDISVLPQRTANRS, from the coding sequence ATGTTTTCCCGCAGCTGCGCAAGATTCTTTTCTACCACAAGATATGTCTGCAACAGTCTTGACCAAAAACTTCTGAAAGAAGGTATGTCGGAAGCTAATAGCAAGCCCACAATCAAGAAGCTAGAATCCAAGTTAATCAAAAACTTTCAGCCGGGCTCCGTTTACAATCCATTTGATTTCTCCTTAGAAAGAATACATTTAGATAAGAAGTTTGGGGTACGTCCTGGATCGTTTGACCcattcaacaaattgaagatcaaTCCACTTGATTTATACACCAACCCAGAGTTCTTGTCAAGATTTGTGACATCAACGGGTAAAATATTACACAGAGATGTAACTGGTTTATCGGCTAAGAACCAGCGTCGTCTAACAAAGGCTATTAAGAGATGCCAAGCAATAGGTTTGATGTCTAAGGTTCACAAAGACATATCGGTGCTTCCTCAAAGAACTGCAAACAGAAGCTAA
- a CDS encoding uncharacterized protein (no similarity) — MGDFYVRQQRASAPLIKDPLLLQVTDNESQLASMLAHEISHVTKRNAPLTWVGTRLHFAGYNQPDCRHSSAQRYRRRYPANGSSVLARSKNRRPIASACRCWSAPGLIHRDARLPARAFRSIALHLQG, encoded by the coding sequence ATGGGCGATTTCTACGTGCGGCAGCAGCGCGCCAGCGCGCCGCTGATCAAAGATCCATTACTGCTGCAGGTTACCGACAATGAAAGCCAGCTAGCCTCGATGCTGGCACACGAAATCTCACACGTGACCAAGCGCAACGCACCGCTGACCTGGGTAGGCACTCGGCTCCATTTTGCTGGCTATAACCAACCTGACTGCCGGCATAGCAGCGCTCAGCGGTACCGTCGCCGGTACCCAGCAAACGGATCATCAGTTTTGGCCAGGTCAAAGAATAGGAGGCCGATTGCATCGGCCTGTAGGTGCTGGAGCGCGCCGGGTTTGATCCACAGGGATGCCCGACTTCCTGCAAGAGCTTTCCGATCAATCGCGCTACACCTCCAAGGTTGA
- a CDS encoding uncharacterized protein (no similarity) — protein sequence MINKDKIVDGVVFKDEDDPEETVVFNFHTWVEMLKAIIVKYANKKEDEAELMVLSSSLVCKPIDSYLAVCLRSHELEYHWAMLIAYGEQFWLKGVSSKQPDDYLILDESYRKDHNLAEESFVFND from the coding sequence ATGATTAATAAGGATAAAATTGTTGATGGAGTTGTTTTTaaagacgaagatgatccTGAAGAAACAGTTGTTTTTAATTTCCATACTTGGGTAGAAATGCTTAAAGCAATTATCGTTAAGTAtgcaaataaaaaagaagatgaggcTGAATTAATGGTTTTATCGTCTTCATTAGTATGTAAGCCCATTGATAGTTATCTGGCAGTATGTCTTCGTAGCCATGAACTTGAGTATCATTGGGCAATGCTGATAGCTTACGGTGAACAGTTTTGGTTGAAAGGAGTAAGCTCTAAACAACCAGATGATTATTTAATATTGGACGAGAGTTATAGAAAAGACCACAATCTAGCTGAAGAAAGTTTTGTATTTAACGATTAA
- a CDS encoding uncharacterized protein (some similarites with uniprot|Q06523 Saccharomyces cerevisiae YPR148C Protein of unknown function green fluorescent protein (GFP)-fusion protein localizes to the cytoplasm in a punctate pattern): MFSKLSLNNITDSISNAAQRTQEQFSSAIEKIHLDDPETRLSILKRRHQLQETLGTVHDISQLPIQYKFLEQKSDALEKICKRLLLVTKTFEVEGYDYPPNLTESFNDWWSGNKDSIFSFSKKKAEVSPEVKETAENGLLPRSFAQALSKAATDSALILKQLKAEETRTNQEESQEGADQKPAEETKAEPELEAEADEDEDEDEDVDNLIKAFESWTKCQLSIDQSKAEMDSLMVKEFNAKLSKLIETDFKKGHELRAKVQDARLNFDTLRHEIKLKLQEKEVVASSEEAEKKVATETPETPEKKTNEEPVDMAKTEEDPDSKLFERLEDQFVSATSETVEFLGELTDSSEIISLVKLFHNFQLIHYKQCVKSLEEDLEVLNSLDSEDK, encoded by the coding sequence ATGTTTAGTAAACTATCATTGAATAACATAACTGATTCAATCAGTAATGCCGCACAGCGTACTCAGGAACAATTTTCCTCTGCCATTGAAAAGATCCACTTGGATGATCCTGAAACACGTTTGTCCATTTTGAAGCGTAGACACCAACTACAAGAAACTTTGGGAACAGTGCATGATATCAGTCAACTACCAATTCAGTATaagtttttggaacaaaaaagtGATGCCTTAGAAAAGATTTGTAAGAGATTGTTATTGGTAAccaaaacttttgaagtAGAAGGATATGATTACCCACCCAATTTAACAGAGTCATTTAACGATTGGTGGAGTGGGAATAAGGATTccattttctctttcagTAAGAAAAAGGCGGAAGTTTCCCCTGAAGTGAAGGAAACTGCAGAGAATGGGTTATTGCCAAGATCATTTGCCCAGGCCTTGTCAAAAGCTGCTACTGATTCTGCTCTGATTctgaaacaattgaaggcagaagaaacaagaacaaaccaAGAAGAGTCTCAAGAAGGTGCTGATCAAAAACCAGCTGAGGAAACTAAGGCAGAACCAGAACTAGAAGCAGAAgcagatgaagatgaagacgaagatgaagacgtAGATAATTTGATCAAAGCATTCGAATCATGGACCAAATGTCAACtatcaattgatcaaaGCAAGGCTGAAATGGATAGTTTGATGGTTAAAGAGTTCAACGCCAAACTATCTAAACTTATTGAAactgatttcaagaaaggtCACGAATTGCGCGCTAAGGTTCAAGATGCAAGATTGAACTTTGATACTTTACGTCATGAAATTAAATTGAAGCTGCAGGAAAAAGAGGTTGTAGCATCCTCTGAGGAAGCTGAAAAAAAGGTCGCAACTGAAACCCCTGAAACCCccgaaaagaaaaccaatGAGGAACCAGTTGATATGGCAAagacagaagaagatcctGATTCTAAGCTTTTCGAACGATTAGAAGATCAGTTCGTGTCTGCAACCTCAGAAACTGTGGAATTCTTGGGAGAACTTACAGATAGTTCTGAGATCATTTCTTTGGTTAAGTTGTTCCATAATTTCCAATTGATCCATTACAAGCAATGTGTCAAGAGCttagaagaagatctaGAAGTCCTTAACTCACTAGATTCTGAAGacaaatga
- the SYF2 gene encoding Syf2p (similar to uniprot|P53277 Saccharomyces cerevisiae YGR129W SYF2 SYnthetic lethal with cdcForty (putative) involved in pre-mRNA splicing) produces MNILRYLPGDRKCSPYLNATNHIVNWTQADNKYSKMNDLMEIEKKLKSLRKQKVEVSIRNKKAIIAEEKKNSERRVYSMADDGEDKARSNKSEPEDPIKLANYSIREYEKWEAKTQNSRHNKSVMGDFQTIAKNSYKKEVDALPKDISHPLKGGITEDGKVQVEDNPELVEKMVNDLNERSKKRYMVRKQKLDKQNKINLDDGFINDKNKRFNAKLNSEFK; encoded by the coding sequence atgaATATACTCAGATATCTTCCAGGTGACAGAAAGTGTAGCCCTTATTTGAATGCCACAAATCACATTGTAAACTGGACACAGGCTGATAATAAATATTCGAAGATGAATGATCTAatggaaattgaaaaaaagttgaagagTTTGCGGAAACAAAAAGTGGAAGTAAGTATAAGGAATAAGAAGGCCATAATAGctgaagagaagaaaaactcTGAAAGAAGAGTATACAGTATGGCTGACGATGGCGAAGATAAAGCTAGAAGTAACAAAAGCGAACCAGAAGATCCGATAAAATTGGCAAACTACTCAATACGCGAATATGAAAAATGGGAAGCTAAGACACAGAATTCAAGACATAATAAAAGCGTGATGGGGGACTTCCAAACTATAGCAAAGAACAGCTACAAGAAGGAAGTAGATGCGCTTCCGAAGGATATATCACATCCGTTGAAAGGTGGAATAACTGAGGATGGGAAGGTTCAAGTAGAAGATAATCCTGAACTAGTAGAAAAAATGGTGAATGATTTGAACGAACgatcaaagaaaaggtaTATGGTACGGAAACAAAAACTAGATAAACAAAATAAGATCAATTTGGATGATGGATTTATTAATGACAAGAATAAACGGTTTAATGCAAAATTGAATAGCGAGTTCAAATAG
- the UTP8 gene encoding Utp8p (similar to uniprot|P53276 Saccharomyces cerevisiae YGR128C UTP8 Nucleolar protein required for export of tRNAs from the nucleus also copurifies with the small subunit (SSU) processome containing the U3 snoRNA that is involved in processing of pre-18S rRNA), with translation MASISQPFRLSALPKIPSLNNYANQTDYLQVVDNLSPSANKVNIGISGSSISQYLINPTPKLVFNLPIPSTNIVTACDVVEDAANTEVWCYGLEARKVSHLHLATKPMIQDAVSSSNAEITSQFKYKLKSEVVSIKIYSKAEKVLVILRNGLIQTFDYELKLSNTIDISYDDIRFVQFFQDGQGNDFFFVLCQLSDEKICYKLFQVRSESVSCIELNSIILENYTLENAKLCFEFGKLYVLKNSNELSIYQLPHLQLQTSIQLPFISKDAVVSIKPVSSNRVLLTADNTIYLVDLLYNAILFQKDLQNIKAIQLLSTAVVQENSEDNRKTIALDVTTKNGANPTSYLDVINIDVGTGTLKDAMGKGFMVKQKQKLQKLFEESNEDDDVELPSPDYERIIKQLHICKKIENFDSIFFKMLSLDKEYYTDNDRFLNDSDLLTQIIDCLFLNFKDEYPKALTYLLTHPLFPPVHAKGLLTKLKNNPRLFKQAIVTCPNVPLDDLLTELFNITNAELCFDITLRVLQDYKKESIKAGIRKIEKMDITNFLDMILNSNKADSDLKLNKPQIFQLMSLIIDSIGLFALDDEYLEKLSSFVDAQVSVVSQNIELLHLAEHYTKHSSVVNNKSNSSTNSSSTQPISAYTVDYLEC, from the coding sequence ATGGCATCCATCTCACAGCCTTTTAGGCTCTCTGCTCTACCTAAGATTCCATCATTGAATAATTATGCGAATCAAACAGACTACTTACAAGTTGTTGATAATCTTTCACCATCAGCCAATAAAGTGAATATTGGTATATCAGGTTCCAGTATATCACAATACTTGATTAATCCAACCCCGAAGCTGGTTTTTAACTTGCCAATCCCCTCTACGAACATTGTTACTGCATGTGACGTGGTAGAAGATGCAGCCAATACAGAAGTCTGGTGTTACGGATTGGAAGCTAGAAAGGTATCACATTTACACTTGGCTACTAAGCCGATGATTCAAGATGCCGtgtcatcttcaaatgCTGAAATCACATCTCAGTTCAAATATAAACTAAAATCTGAAGTCGTTAGCATTAAGATCTATTCTAAAGCAGAGAAAGTTCTCGTTATCTTAAGGAATGGACTGATTCAAACATTTGATtatgaattgaaactttcaaatacTATTGATATATCTTATGATGATATcagatttgttcaattcttccaagatGGGCAGGGAAAcgatttctttttcgtGTTATGCCAACTAAGTGATGAGAAAATCTGTTACAAACTTTTCCAAGTTAGGAGTGAGTCCGTCTCATGTATTGAACTAAATTCTATCATACTAGAAAATTACACTTTAGAGAATGCAAAGTTGTGTTTTGAGTTCGGGAAATTATATGTTTTAAAGAACTCAAATGAATTATCAATCTATCAGTTACCACATTTGCAACTACAAACTAGCATTCAGCTACCTTTCATTTCCAAGGATGCAGTTGTATCCATCAAAccagtttcttcaaaccgTGTATTGTTGACTGCTGATAATACCATATATCTTGTGGATTTGTTATACAATGCTATACTATTCCAAAAGGATTTACAGAACATCAAAGCTATTCAACTACTCTCTACTGCAgttgttcaagaaaacTCTGAAGACAATAGAAAAACTATAGCATTAGATGTTACAACTAAAAACGGTGCTAACCCTACGAGTTACTTGGATGTTATTAACATTGATGTTGGTACCGGTACCTTAAAAGATGCGATGGGTAAAGGGTTCATGGTTAAACAAAAGCAGAAACTACAGaaactctttgaagaaagcaaTGAGGACGACGATGTGGAATTGCCATCTCCAGACTATGAACGCATTATAAAACAACTCCATATCTGTAAAAAAATAGAGAACTTTGATTCTATATTTTTTAAGATGCTTTCCTTAGACAAGGAATATTATACAGACAATGACAGATTTTTaaatgattctgatttaCTCACTCAAATAATCGATTGCTTGTTTCTAAATTTCAAGGATGAATATCCAAAAGCATTGACATACCTTCTAACACACCCTTTATTCCCACCGGTTCACGCTAAGGGCTTATTAACcaagttgaaaaataaCCCAAGACTTTTCAAACAAGCTATTGTTACTTGTCCGAATGTTCCACTTGACGATTTGTTAACCGagcttttcaatataaCGAATGCAGAGCTCTGTTTTGATATTACGCTAAGAGTGCTACAAGATtacaagaaagaatcaatcaAAGCAGGTATAAGAAAAATTGAGAAGATGGATATCACAAACTTTTTGGATATGATTTTGAACTCGAATAAGGCAGATTCGGACTTGAAACTTAATAAGCCACAAATCTTCCAACTTATGAGTTTAATAATAGATTCCATCGGTTTGTTTGCGTTAGACGATGAATATTTAGAGAAACTTTCCTCTTTTGTCGATGCGCAGGTTTCTGTAGTGTCACAAAACATAGAACTTTTGCATTTGGCAGAGCATTACACCAAGCATTCATCGGTTGTTAACAATAAAtctaattcatcaacaaattcGTCTTCTACACAACCTATTTCAGCTTACACAGTGGACTATTTAGAATGCTAA
- a CDS encoding uncharacterized protein (similar to uniprot|P53275 Saccharomyces cerevisiae YGR127W Hypothetical ORF), whose translation MCILFATRAHPDYKLILLSNRDEFFERKTHATCWNHDGFILSPYDMAIEKKGQGYGTWLGINRRGRIAVILNLKIDSPLDSESVLVNGEPRSRGIVPLQFLQQEDNAPFDNWDSWEKFNGQHGNLRRTGPFTLFYGDAKSDEYNVIDYLKHSTNPFEKMEHMVISNDIFHCAVGEHTSRWNKTEYGYVLLDALAKNTTGIAKEELLQKCFELLSNHTFNEGEDVDSVTTSSIYVPPLRITKGADAIGTSLPIGDYYGTRSQIVILVDKDNRVTYEEHVIYESDEDCETYSFMDPKEVIQFQFNMES comes from the coding sequence ATGTGTATTTTATTTGCGACTAGAGCTCATCCAGATTATAAGCTCATACTGCTATCGAATCGtgatgaattctttgaacgGAAGACACACGCTACTTGCTGGAATCATGATGGTTTTATATTATCTCCATATGACATGGCTATAGAGAAGAAGGGTCAAGGCTATGGTACGTGGCTAGGGATTAATCGACGCGGAAGAATAGCTGTCATattaaatttgaagatcGATTCACCACTGGATTCTGAATCTGTATTGGTGAATGGAGAACCAAGATCAAGAGGTATAGTTCCCTTGCAGTTTTTGCAACAAGAAGATAACGCACCTTTTGATAATTGGGACTCTTGGGAAAAATTCAATGGTCAGCATGGGAACTTGAGACGAACTGGCCCGTTCACGTTGTTTTATGGCGATGCGAAGTCGGACGAGTATAACGTAATCGACTACTTAAAGCATTCCACTAATCCgtttgaaaagatggaGCATATGGTGATATCCAACGACATTTTCCACTGTGCTGTAGGTGAACACACAAGTAGATGGAATAAGACGGAATATGGGTACGTTTTACTTGATGCGTTGGCGAAAAATACTACGGGCATTGCCAAGGAAGAACTATTGCAGAAATGTTTTGAACTTTTATCAAACCATACGTTTAATGAGGGCGAAGATGTGGATTCTGTGACGACTTCCAGTATTTATGTACCGCCTTTAAGAATTACTAAAGGTGCAGACGCTATTGGAACTTCATTGCCAATAGGCGATTACTATGGAACTAGATCCCAGATTGTCATACTTGTCGACAAAGATAACAGAGTTACGTACGAGGAGCATGTGATTTATGAAAGTGATGAGGATTGTGAAACATACTCTTTCATGGATCCAAAAGAGGTAATTCAGTTCCAGTTCAATATGGAAAGCTGA